One Zeugodacus cucurbitae isolate PBARC_wt_2022May chromosome 3, idZeuCucr1.2, whole genome shotgun sequence genomic region harbors:
- the LOC128919736 gene encoding uncharacterized protein LOC128919736 → MRQHSTARLLLPITLLVLANFRLSLSCPAEVCACKWKGGKQTVECGGQQLPNIPEGMDPGTQVLNFSGNSLQVLQSERFLRMDLLNLQKIFLSRNQLIRIHEKAFRGLTNLVELDLSDNSLQNVPTETFQDYSSLMRLSLSGNPIRELKTSAFRHLSFLTTLELSNCQIERIENEAFIGMDNLEWLRLDGNRIGFIQGQHILPKSLHGISLQSNRWMCDCRLLDLHMWLNNYVTPQVEEPKCVEPPRLKGQAIKTLKKEELACLPEVTPSSTYTEISEGRNMSIMCVVRAIPEPQVLWLFNGQVMTNDSLLDNLHMYYYIDETGSAEEKRSEIFIYNVGPEDNGTFSCVGKNVAGITFSNYTLRVIIKEPPVVNEVSFPRDYMNYIIASSTGAGVIFVVLLCTIVIKCKQRQPNKRKKCANGGSMTNVVGGGAHGVDGSGNETGLMKCSSILNDGDSLNGGAGLLMAEGMTPTKLCKENGGVIMGGQMKQNLLLYAPAHYQQQTPNTAAVIGDGSQTLQLSVSMASASGTPPPMLVGNAVSYCSPPSSVRNYPEKNPDLVNDAESVNHGKLKTAASLDADYDAASDCSGPCSIQGMSTTPVQFDNCYQLAPQYGSQIIRPANMQINSAAASRFAAMTTLPRGMQLKTVMNSLSAAPAPQHQVDVHLNPVCFLGQDGFAYDYSNAHLQQSAPTPPSHHHLQLQPQHSLGADPSQTQHMQQQNFYRTLPHNRAHKQQQFAASAANPGMRYSLEAEFLQRSGTPTYEKYMPNVRFTAEGYPQTQQQHIVQYPSPPEGYKSSQSPAPSLHDGSAVGGAGGVASTISNAAFQQWPPCLPGYHVQAIRYPPTIVGVLSPQAHMQQQQQQQQQQQQHQQQQHQQQHLLQQQHQQKSTSTVVLTPNGPTNQTQVPTTTTAVTAMTTASTSTGVSTSTSAAKRCAAAQADASTIPECDENDVSPTTSTAASSSNDGSSSSATTVTISASNTTATTAATATASEESSKLRHLNGPLADSPDEGYVGDSHEGSDI, encoded by the coding sequence ATGCGCCAACATTCAACTGCCCGCCTCTTACTGCCCATCACACTGCTTGTGTTGGCCAATTTCCGCCTCAGTCTTAGCTGTCCCGCCGAGGTGTGCGCCTGCAAGTGGAAGGGCGGCAAGCAGACAGTGGAATGCGGCGGTCAGCAGTTGCCCAACATACCCGAGGGCATGGACCCAGGCACGCAGGTGCTGAACTTCTCGGGCAACAGTCTGCAGGTGCTGCAGAGTGAACGCTTTCTGCGCATGGATTTGCTGAATCTGCAGAAGATCTTTTTGTCGCGCAATCAGCTGATACGCATACACGAGAAAGCCTTTCGCGGCTTGACAAATCTCGTCGAATTAGATTTGTCCGATAACTCACTGCAAAATGTACCCACCGAGACGTTTCAGGACTACAGTTCGCTGATGCGTCTCTCGTTGAGCGGCAATCCCATACGCGAGTTGAAGACGTCGGCCTTCCGTCATCTCTCGTTTCTGACAACGCTCGAGTTGAGTAACTGCCAGATCGAGCGCATTGAGAATGAGGCCTTCATTGGCATGGACAATCTGGAGTGGTTGCGTTTGGACGGCAATCGCATCGGTTTCATACAGGGTCAGCACATACTGCCCAAATCGTTGCACGGTATCAGCTTGCAGAGCAATCGCTGGATGTGCGACTGCCGTTTGTTGGACCTGCATATGTGGCTCAACAACTATGTGACGCCGCAGGTCGAGGAGCCGAAGTGCGTTGAACCGCCGCGTCTAAAAGGGCAGGCAATCAAGACACTCAAGAAAGAAGAGCTGGCTTGTCTACCCGAAGTGACACCTTCATCTACATACACGGAAATCTCAGAAGGCCGCAATATGTCAATAATGTGTGTGGTGCGCGCCATACCCGAGCCGCAAGTGCTGTGGCTCTTTAATGGTCAGGTGATGACTAATGACAGCCTGCTCGATaatctacatatgtactacTACATTGATGAGACGGGCAGCGCGGAGGAGAAGCGCAGCGAGATTTTCATTTACAACGTCGGACCGGAGGATAACGGCACCTTCTCGTGTGTGGGGAAGAACGTGGCGGGCATAACATTCAGCAACTACACGTTGCGCGTTATTATTAAAGAACCGCCGGTGGTGAACGAGGTGTCCTTTCCGCGCGACTACATGAACTACATAATCGCCAGCAGCACGGGCGCCGGCGTTATATTTGTTGTGCTACTCTGCACGATAGTGATTAAATGTAAACAGCGACAGCCGAATAAGCGCAAGAAGTGTGCAAATGGCGGCTCAATGACCAATGTGGTTGGTGGCGGCGCCCACGGCGTGGATGGCAGCGGCAACGAAACGGGCTTGATGAAATGCTCGTCCATACTGAACGATGGCGACTCACTGAACGGCGGTGCTGGGCTGCTGATGGCCGAGGGCATGACCCCGACTAAACTGTGTAAAGAGAATGGCGGCGTCATTATGGGCGGTCAAATGAAACAGAATTTACTGCTATACGCGCCGGCGCACTATCAGCAGCAAACACCCAACACGGCGGCGGTGATTGGTGATGGCAGCCAAACGCTGCAGTTGAGCGTCAGCATGGCCAGTGCGAGCGGTACACCGCCACCGATGCTAGTTGGCAATGCCGTCAGCTACTGTTCACCACCCTCTTCGGTGCGCAATTACCCGGAGAAAAATCCCGATTTAGTTAATGACGCCGAGAGCGTTAATCATGGCAAACTGAAAACAGCGGCGTCGCTCGATGCGGACTACGATGCGGCCAGCGATTGTTCGGGACCGTGCAGCATACAGGGTATGTCGACGACGCCGGTGCAATTCGACAACTGCTACCAGCTGGCGCCACAGTACGGCTCACAGATTATACGGCCGGCAAACATGCAGATTAATTCTGCAGCAGCATCGCGCTTCGCCGCCATGACAACACTGCCGCGCGGCATGCAATTGAAAACCGTAATGAACAGTTTGAGCGCCGCTCCGGCGCCACAACACCAAGTGGACGTACATTTGAATCCGGTGTGCTTCTTGGGCCAGGACGGCTTTGCTTATGACTACAGTAACGCGCACTTGCAACAGTCGGCGCCTACACCCCCTTCGCATCACCACCTACAGCTGCAGCCGCAACACTCGCTGGGCGCCGATCCCTCACAGACGCAACACATGCAACAGCAAAACTTTTACCGTACGCTGCCACACAACCGAGCACACAAGCAGCAGCAATTTGCCGCATCCGCCGCGAATCCGGGCATGCGTTACAGCCTCGAGGCGGAGTTCTTACAGCGGTCCGGCACACCAACCTACGAGAAGTATATGCCCAATGTGCGCTTCACCGCCGAGGGCTATCCACAGACACAACAGCAGCACATAGTGCAGTACCCTTCGCCGCCAGAGGGCTACAAGAGCAGCCAGAGTCCCGCGCCCAGTCTTCATGACGGCAGTGCGGTTGGTGGCGCGGGCGGTGTCGCTTCAACAATTTCAAATGCCGCATTTCAACAGTGGCCACCTTGTTTGCCCGGCTATCATGTGCAGGCCATACGCTATCCACCAACTATTGTCGGCGTATTAAGCCCACAAGCGcatatgcaacagcaacaacaacaacagcaacagcaacaacaacatcagcaacagcaacatcagcagcaacatttgctgcaacagcaacaccaacagaaGTCGACGTCAACGGTTGTGCTAACACCAAATGGTccgacaaatcaaacacaagtgcccacaacaacaacagcggtcaCCGCTATGACCACGGCGAGCACCAGCACGGGCGTGTCGACGTCCACATCAGCTGCTAAGCGCTGTGCCGCCGCACAGGCCGACGCCTCCACCATACCCGAGTGCGATGAGAATGACGTTTCGCCCACCACATCGACAGCTGCCAGCAGCAGTAAtgacggcagcagcagcagcgccacCACAGTAACCATATCTGCCAGCAACACGACGGCAACAACGGCGGCAACAGCGACTGCCAGCGAAGAATCCTCAAAATTGCGGCATTTAAATGGACCCTTGGCGGACAGTCCAGACGAAGGTTATGTGGGCGACTCTCATGAAGGCTCCGATATTTGA